A single genomic interval of Pelagerythrobacter marensis harbors:
- a CDS encoding DUF4345 family protein: protein MRILLTALIFVGGLFYLVTGLGFLVDPVNSGATFGLGASGPDGLATMRADMTAFFLVAGACMLFGAWRRNGDVLLVPAALFGIALLGRVVSVAADGTEPGFWLPMAAEAITVIVLLVASRILPHPAT from the coding sequence ATGCGGATCTTGCTGACGGCGCTCATTTTCGTGGGCGGACTGTTCTATCTGGTCACCGGGCTGGGCTTCCTGGTCGACCCGGTCAATTCGGGCGCGACATTCGGCCTCGGCGCTTCCGGCCCCGATGGCCTTGCGACGATGCGCGCGGACATGACGGCTTTCTTCCTCGTCGCCGGGGCCTGCATGCTGTTCGGGGCATGGCGGCGCAACGGCGACGTGCTGCTGGTGCCGGCGGCGCTGTTCGGCATCGCGCTGCTGGGCAGGGTCGTCAGCGTCGCGGCCGACGGGACGGAGCCGGGGTTCTGGCTGCCGATGGCGGCGGAGGCGATCACGGTGATCGTGCTGCTGGTGGCGAGCCGCATCCTGCCGCATCCGGCGACCTGA
- the ubiB gene encoding 2-polyprenylphenol 6-hydroxylase, whose translation MTKPATHIFRLLKWGRTLARHGALRGIENDPNTPGPVKRLARVARFGTFQPRQPDYAGAFQEIGPAAIKLGQSLATRPDLVGEEAAHNLLSLQDNLPPVPYPEIERAISASFGQPVDTLFAEIDPVPVGAASIAQVHRAVTADGRQVAVKVLRPGIRERFARDIQTYEWAAAHLEALGGEAARLRPRLTIANFKRWTNRELDLRREAASASELADAMHGVERYCIPSVDWDRTNGRVMTVEWVDGIKISDRDALIAAGHDLPDIARRLVLAFLRQAISAGFFHADMHQGNLFVQADGTIVAIDFGIMGRIDRRARQWLAEILYGLTTGDYRRVAEIHFEAQYVPSYHSVDEFATALRAVGEPMRGKPVSELSVGQMLDGLFAITRDFDMQTQPHLLLLQKTMVMVEGIATQLDPQINMWDVSAPFVKSWIRDELGPEAALADRIREDTATLLRIPDLVRRIEERYPARGGAPELPPLPPIELMWQRRARKRGGWPGYLLAALAGGGAVWGATMLGWIG comes from the coding sequence ATGACCAAGCCGGCGACCCATATATTCCGGCTGCTGAAATGGGGCCGCACGCTCGCCCGGCACGGGGCGCTGCGCGGGATCGAGAACGATCCCAACACCCCCGGCCCGGTCAAGCGCCTGGCGCGCGTGGCCCGTTTCGGCACGTTCCAGCCGCGCCAGCCCGACTATGCCGGCGCTTTCCAGGAAATCGGGCCGGCCGCGATCAAGCTGGGCCAGTCGCTCGCCACCCGGCCCGACCTGGTGGGGGAAGAGGCGGCGCACAACCTCCTCTCGCTGCAGGACAACCTGCCGCCGGTGCCCTATCCCGAGATCGAGCGGGCGATTTCGGCGAGCTTCGGCCAGCCGGTCGACACGCTGTTTGCAGAAATCGACCCGGTCCCGGTCGGCGCCGCCTCCATCGCACAGGTACACCGCGCGGTGACCGCCGACGGGCGCCAGGTCGCCGTCAAAGTGCTACGGCCGGGCATACGGGAGCGTTTCGCGCGCGACATCCAGACGTACGAATGGGCCGCCGCGCATCTGGAGGCGCTGGGCGGCGAAGCGGCCCGGCTGCGCCCGCGGCTGACGATCGCCAATTTCAAGCGCTGGACCAACCGCGAGCTGGACTTGCGGCGCGAAGCCGCCTCGGCAAGCGAGCTGGCCGATGCGATGCACGGCGTCGAACGCTACTGCATCCCGTCGGTCGACTGGGACCGGACCAATGGCCGGGTGATGACCGTCGAGTGGGTCGACGGGATCAAGATTTCCGACCGCGACGCCCTGATCGCGGCAGGTCACGATCTGCCCGACATTGCCCGCCGGCTGGTGCTCGCGTTCCTGCGCCAGGCGATCAGCGCCGGGTTCTTCCACGCCGACATGCACCAGGGGAACCTGTTCGTGCAGGCCGACGGCACGATCGTGGCGATCGATTTCGGGATCATGGGCCGGATCGACCGGCGCGCGCGGCAATGGCTGGCCGAGATCCTCTATGGCCTGACGACCGGCGATTACCGGCGCGTCGCCGAAATCCATTTCGAGGCGCAATATGTGCCGAGCTATCACTCGGTCGACGAGTTCGCGACCGCGCTGCGCGCCGTGGGCGAGCCGATGCGCGGCAAGCCGGTGAGCGAGCTTTCGGTCGGCCAGATGCTCGACGGGCTGTTCGCCATCACCCGCGATTTCGACATGCAGACCCAGCCGCACCTGCTGTTGCTGCAGAAAACGATGGTCATGGTCGAAGGGATCGCGACCCAGCTCGATCCCCAGATCAACATGTGGGACGTTTCGGCACCCTTCGTGAAAAGCTGGATCCGCGACGAGCTGGGACCGGAAGCGGCGCTGGCCGACCGGATTCGCGAAGATACCGCGACCCTGCTGCGCATCCCCGATCTCGTGCGGCGGATAGAGGAGCGCTATCCCGCCCGCGGCGGCGCGCCCGAACTGCCGCCGCTGCCGCCGATCGAGCTGATGTGGCAGCGGCGCGCGCGCAAGCGCGGCGGCTGGCCCGGCTACCTGCTGGCCGCGCTCGCCGGCGGCGGTGCGGTCTGGGGCGCGACAATGCTCGGCTGGATCGGCTGA
- a CDS encoding class I SAM-dependent methyltransferase: MSELDGERVSFGYEDVPPEEKTARVGAVFSRVAAKYDVMNDAMSGGMHRLWKDRFVRRVKPQPGEAILDMAGGTGDIAFRLAERGAEVTVADINRDMLDVGIERAIDRGLTGLAWSCQNAEELGYPRGMFDAYTIAFGIRNVTRIDKALAEAHRVLKYGGRFFCLEFSTTEWPGFKEAYDLYSHKLVPQIGKAIAGDEDSYRYLVESIRRFPPMPEFEAMIRAAGFANTRVEPIMGGLVAIHSGWKV, from the coding sequence ATGAGCGAACTGGATGGCGAGCGGGTTTCCTTCGGCTACGAAGACGTGCCCCCCGAGGAAAAGACCGCCCGCGTGGGCGCGGTCTTTTCCCGCGTGGCGGCGAAATACGACGTGATGAACGATGCCATGTCGGGCGGGATGCACCGATTGTGGAAGGACCGCTTCGTGCGCCGGGTCAAGCCGCAGCCGGGCGAGGCGATCCTCGACATGGCCGGCGGCACCGGCGACATCGCCTTCCGCCTGGCCGAACGCGGCGCCGAAGTGACGGTGGCCGACATCAACCGGGACATGCTCGACGTCGGCATCGAACGGGCGATCGACCGCGGCCTGACGGGCCTTGCATGGTCGTGCCAGAATGCGGAGGAGCTGGGCTATCCGCGCGGCATGTTCGATGCCTATACGATCGCTTTCGGCATCCGCAACGTGACCCGGATCGACAAGGCCCTGGCCGAGGCGCACCGCGTGCTCAAATACGGCGGGCGCTTCTTCTGCCTGGAATTCTCGACCACCGAATGGCCCGGCTTCAAGGAAGCCTACGACCTCTATTCGCACAAGCTCGTGCCGCAGATCGGCAAGGCGATCGCGGGCGACGAGGACAGCTATCGCTACCTGGTCGAATCGATCCGCCGCTTCCCCCCGATGCCCGAGTTCGAGGCGATGATCCGCGCCGCCGGGTTCGCCAATACGCGCGTCGAACCGATCATGGGCGGGCTGGTCGCGATCCATTCGGGATGGAAGGTATGA
- the mutM gene encoding bifunctional DNA-formamidopyrimidine glycosylase/DNA-(apurinic or apyrimidinic site) lyase, whose translation MPELPEVETTVRGLARYLEGERIARVAVNRPDMRRPFPAELAQMLTGARVTGLGRRAKVGLIHTDRGQTLLFHLGMSGRWRIDPAAPDRHDHLVLETGAHRFALNDARRFGWVDLVATDSLDRLAAFAAMGPEPLGPGLTAGHLHAALAGRKQAIKLLLLDQRIVAGLGNIYVCEALFRARIDPRKAGGRVSRAALERLVPAIRDVLEQSIADGGSSLRDYARPDGELGYFATRFDVYGREGEPCRRCDGGTVRRLAQGGRSTWFCPRCQR comes from the coding sequence ATGCCCGAACTGCCCGAAGTCGAAACCACCGTGCGCGGGCTGGCCCGCTACCTCGAAGGGGAGCGGATCGCGCGCGTGGCGGTCAACCGGCCCGACATGCGCCGCCCGTTCCCGGCCGAACTCGCGCAGATGCTGACCGGGGCGCGGGTGACGGGGCTGGGGCGGCGGGCGAAAGTCGGCCTGATCCACACCGACCGCGGCCAGACCCTTCTCTTCCACCTGGGGATGAGCGGGCGCTGGCGGATCGACCCGGCCGCGCCCGACAGGCACGACCACCTCGTGCTCGAAACCGGTGCGCACCGCTTCGCGCTCAACGATGCGCGGCGGTTCGGCTGGGTGGATCTGGTCGCCACCGATTCGCTCGACCGCCTGGCTGCGTTCGCCGCGATGGGGCCGGAGCCCCTGGGGCCGGGCCTGACCGCGGGCCACCTGCACGCCGCGCTGGCGGGCCGGAAACAGGCGATCAAGCTGCTGCTGCTCGACCAGCGCATCGTTGCCGGCCTGGGCAATATCTACGTGTGCGAGGCGCTCTTCCGCGCGCGGATCGATCCGCGCAAGGCAGGGGGCAGGGTCTCGCGCGCCGCGCTGGAACGGCTGGTGCCGGCGATCCGGGACGTGCTGGAACAGTCGATCGCTGACGGCGGGTCGTCCCTGCGCGACTATGCCCGGCCCGATGGCGAACTCGGCTATTTCGCGACCCGGTTCGACGTCTACGGCCGCGAGGGGGAGCCGTGCCGGCGCTGCGACGGCGGCACCGTGCGCCGCCTGGCCCAGGGCGGGCGCAGCACATGGTTCTGCCCCCGGTGCCAGCGGTGA
- the rpsT gene encoding 30S ribosomal protein S20, whose protein sequence is MANTPQAKKRIRRNERRAQINGARMSRIRNFVKKAEAAIEGGDKKAAAEALRAAQPELARGVARGVIHKNTAARKLSRLSKRVAAL, encoded by the coding sequence ATGGCCAATACGCCGCAAGCCAAAAAGCGCATCCGCCGCAACGAACGCCGCGCCCAGATCAACGGTGCGCGCATGAGCCGCATCCGCAACTTCGTGAAGAAGGCCGAAGCCGCGATCGAAGGCGGCGACAAGAAGGCCGCGGCCGAAGCGCTCCGTGCCGCGCAGCCCGAGCTGGCCCGCGGCGTGGCCCGCGGCGTGATCCACAAGAACACGGCAGCGCGCAAGTTGTCGCGTTTGTCCAAGCGGGTCGCGGCGCTCTGA
- the dnaA gene encoding chromosomal replication initiator protein DnaA, whose protein sequence is MEDLEAVNLAADWSDISQGLRKDLGHQLHSQWIKPIQLGGFCEETGTLDLYLPTEFSANWVQDRFADRLSLAWKIARNEVRNVRISVHPGRRKLPDIHLGGDSHRAANDADSSMIAVAAGTIGEQGFTSSVGLDPSLTFAAFVTGESNVLACNAAQRMAANEEPQFSPLYLKAATGQGKTHLLHAIGHAYLSSHPRARIFYCSAERFMVEFVQALKQNQMIEFKARLRSFDLLLVDDIQFIIGKASAQEELLYTIDALLAEGKRLVFAADRAPQALDGVEPRLLSRLSMGLVADIAPADIELRRSILESKLTRFAPLSVPEDVIDFLARTITRNVRELVGGLNKLVAYAQLTGQEVSLQLAEEQLTDILSANRRRITIDEIQRTVCQFYRIDRAEMSSKRRARAVVRPRQVAMYLSKVLTPRSYPEIGRKFGGRDHSTVIHAVRLIEDLRQRDADMDGDVRSLLRQLES, encoded by the coding sequence ATGGAAGATCTCGAAGCGGTGAACCTGGCGGCGGATTGGTCGGATATCAGCCAGGGCCTGCGAAAGGATCTCGGTCACCAGCTTCACAGCCAGTGGATCAAGCCGATCCAGCTCGGCGGCTTCTGCGAAGAAACCGGAACGCTCGATCTCTACCTGCCGACCGAATTTTCGGCCAACTGGGTTCAGGACCGCTTTGCCGACCGGCTTTCGCTGGCCTGGAAGATCGCGCGCAACGAAGTGCGCAACGTGCGGATTTCGGTCCACCCCGGGCGGCGCAAGCTTCCCGACATCCACCTGGGCGGCGATAGTCACCGCGCGGCCAACGATGCCGATTCGTCGATGATTGCGGTCGCCGCCGGCACTATCGGGGAGCAGGGCTTCACTTCGTCGGTCGGGCTCGATCCCTCGCTGACGTTCGCCGCGTTCGTCACCGGCGAATCGAACGTGCTCGCCTGCAACGCGGCGCAGCGTATGGCGGCGAACGAGGAACCCCAGTTTTCGCCGCTCTACCTCAAGGCGGCGACCGGCCAGGGCAAGACGCACCTGCTCCATGCGATCGGCCATGCCTATCTGTCGAGCCATCCGCGCGCGCGCATCTTCTATTGCAGCGCCGAGCGCTTCATGGTCGAATTCGTCCAGGCGCTGAAGCAGAACCAGATGATCGAGTTCAAGGCGCGGCTGCGCAGTTTCGATCTGCTGCTGGTCGACGACATCCAGTTCATCATCGGCAAGGCGAGCGCGCAGGAAGAGCTTCTCTATACGATCGACGCGCTGCTGGCCGAAGGCAAGCGGCTGGTCTTCGCCGCCGACCGCGCGCCGCAGGCATTGGACGGGGTCGAACCGCGCCTGCTCTCGCGCCTGTCGATGGGCCTCGTCGCCGATATCGCCCCGGCCGATATCGAACTGCGACGCTCGATCCTCGAATCGAAGCTGACCCGGTTCGCCCCGCTCTCGGTGCCCGAGGACGTGATCGACTTTCTCGCCCGCACGATCACGCGCAACGTGCGCGAGCTGGTGGGCGGGCTCAACAAGCTGGTCGCCTATGCCCAGCTCACCGGGCAGGAGGTTTCGCTCCAGCTGGCCGAGGAGCAGCTGACCGATATTCTTTCGGCCAATCGCCGCCGGATCACGATCGACGAGATCCAGCGCACCGTGTGCCAGTTCTACCGCATCGACCGCGCGGAGATGTCGAGCAAGCGCCGCGCGCGCGCGGTCGTGCGGCCGCGCCAGGTCGCGATGTACCTGTCGAAGGTTCTTACCCCGCGCTCCTATCCCGAGATCGGGCGCAAGTTCGGCGGCCGCGACCATTCGACCGTGATCCACGCCGTCCGCCTGATCGAGGATCTGCGCCAGCGCGATGCCGACATGGACGGCGACGTGCGCAGCCTGCTCCGCCAGCTCGAGAGCTGA
- a CDS encoding HesA/MoeB/ThiF family protein, producing the protein MALPPDRIDRFARHIVLPEIGGAGQVALAGAHVALVGLGGIGSPALQYLAGAGVGRFTLIDDGRVELSNLQRQTLYAERDVGHGKAVSARRWLANFDGAIAVALVDRRLTRDNAGAAIAGVDLVLDGTDNFATRLAVSDACVASGIPLLSAAVGRFQGQVGAFAGHLPGEACYRCFVGDAFDADDCDTCAEDGMLGAMAGWTGTFAAMQAVRVLLAGKAAFGDPQWGRLHLLDGLKAEMRTLRIARDPACRACSSAGKASDDGSPPSRGWQ; encoded by the coding sequence ATGGCCCTGCCCCCCGACCGCATCGACCGCTTCGCGCGCCATATCGTCCTGCCCGAGATCGGCGGGGCGGGGCAGGTCGCGCTCGCCGGGGCGCATGTCGCGCTGGTCGGCCTGGGCGGGATCGGCAGCCCGGCGCTGCAATATCTCGCCGGTGCCGGCGTCGGGCGCTTCACCCTGATCGACGACGGGCGAGTCGAACTGTCCAACCTGCAGCGCCAGACGCTCTATGCGGAGCGGGACGTGGGGCATGGCAAGGCGGTGTCGGCGCGGCGCTGGCTCGCCAATTTCGACGGAGCGATCGCGGTCGCGCTGGTCGACCGCCGCCTGACTCGCGACAATGCCGGCGCCGCGATCGCGGGGGTCGATCTCGTGCTCGACGGGACGGACAATTTCGCCACCCGGCTTGCAGTGTCCGATGCCTGCGTGGCGTCCGGCATCCCGCTCCTCTCGGCCGCCGTCGGGCGCTTTCAGGGGCAGGTCGGCGCTTTCGCCGGGCACTTGCCGGGCGAGGCCTGCTACCGCTGCTTCGTCGGCGACGCTTTCGATGCCGACGACTGCGATACTTGCGCGGAGGACGGGATGCTCGGCGCCATGGCAGGCTGGACCGGCACCTTCGCCGCCATGCAGGCCGTGCGCGTCCTGCTCGCGGGCAAGGCCGCTTTCGGCGATCCGCAATGGGGCCGCTTGCACCTTCTCGACGGCCTCAAGGCGGAGATGCGCACGCTGCGCATCGCGAGGGACCCGGCCTGCCGCGCGTGCAGTTCTGCCGGAAAAGCGTCCGACGATGGATCCCCGCCTTCGCGCGGATGGCAATAA
- a CDS encoding GIY-YIG nuclease family protein, with the protein MTDEPYCWVYILASRKRGTLYIGLTSRLAGRMDEHRSGKVPGFTRQYRVTRLVHLEPFGDIHEAIAREKALKKWRRAWKIELIESGNPEWRDLWYDLNR; encoded by the coding sequence GTGACCGACGAACCCTATTGTTGGGTCTACATCCTCGCGAGCCGGAAGCGCGGCACGCTTTATATCGGTCTCACATCCCGCCTTGCCGGGCGGATGGACGAACATCGCAGCGGCAAGGTTCCCGGCTTCACCAGGCAGTACCGCGTGACCCGTCTGGTGCATCTTGAGCCGTTCGGCGATATTCACGAGGCCATCGCGCGCGAGAAGGCGCTGAAGAAATGGCGGCGCGCATGGAAGATCGAGCTGATCGAAAGCGGCAACCCGGAATGGCGCGATCTCTGGTACGACCTGAACCGCTGA
- a CDS encoding NAD-dependent deacylase, which translates to MADIRNIVILTGAGVSAESGIDTFRGGGGLWERHRVEDVATPEAFARDPDLVLRFYDMRRAAIQEKAPNPAHAALARLDADWAGELLIVTQNVDDLHERAGARRVLHMHGTHLNAWCTACDVRSRWTGPLIDRPPCPACGQSALRPDVVWFGEMPYEMERIYAALRSADLFVSIGTSGAVYPAAGFVRDARELGLRTLELNLERSQGSAWFDETRLGPASELVPAWVEEVLA; encoded by the coding sequence ATGGCAGACATTCGCAACATCGTCATCCTCACAGGCGCGGGCGTGAGCGCCGAGAGCGGCATCGACACCTTCCGCGGCGGCGGCGGGCTGTGGGAACGGCACCGGGTGGAAGACGTCGCCACCCCCGAAGCCTTCGCCCGCGATCCCGACCTGGTCCTGCGCTTCTACGACATGCGGCGCGCGGCAATTCAGGAGAAAGCGCCCAACCCGGCGCACGCGGCGCTGGCCCGGCTCGACGCCGACTGGGCGGGCGAGCTGCTGATCGTGACGCAGAACGTCGACGACCTGCACGAACGCGCCGGCGCGCGGCGGGTGCTGCACATGCACGGCACCCACCTCAACGCCTGGTGCACCGCCTGCGACGTGCGCTCGCGCTGGACCGGGCCGCTGATCGACCGCCCGCCCTGCCCCGCCTGCGGGCAGAGCGCGCTGAGGCCCGACGTCGTGTGGTTCGGCGAAATGCCTTACGAGATGGAGCGGATCTACGCCGCGCTGCGTTCGGCCGACCTGTTCGTCTCGATCGGAACATCGGGCGCGGTCTATCCGGCGGCAGGCTTCGTGCGCGACGCGCGCGAACTGGGCCTGCGGACGCTGGAGCTGAACCTGGAGCGCAGCCAGGGCTCCGCCTGGTTCGACGAGACCCGCCTCGGCCCGGCAAGCGAACTGGTGCCGGCATGGGTGGAGGAAGTGCTGGCGTGA
- the dapB gene encoding 4-hydroxy-tetrahydrodipicolinate reductase, whose product MARIGIIGSEGRMGQALARAIADGGHEPAGGIDRGGDPAALADRSDVLVDFSAPVALEANIHAAIGAGIPIVIGTTGLEERHHVAIDNAARQVAVLQTGNTSLGITLLARLVREAAASLGPEWDIEIVEMHHRMKVDAPSGTALLLGEAAAAGRGIALADNRESGRDGHTGARRRGAIGFAALRGGTVAGEHSVIVAGEEERLILSHSAENRMIFARGAVKAAAWLIGREAGRYAMDDILAPVPD is encoded by the coding sequence ATGGCACGGATCGGCATTATCGGCAGCGAAGGGCGCATGGGGCAGGCGCTGGCGCGCGCCATCGCGGACGGGGGGCACGAACCGGCCGGCGGGATCGACCGCGGCGGCGACCCCGCCGCGCTGGCCGACCGCAGCGACGTGCTGGTCGACTTTTCCGCGCCGGTCGCGCTGGAGGCGAACATTCACGCCGCGATCGGCGCGGGCATACCGATCGTGATCGGCACGACCGGGCTGGAAGAGCGCCATCATGTCGCGATCGACAACGCGGCGCGCCAGGTGGCCGTGCTGCAGACCGGGAACACCTCGCTCGGCATCACCCTGCTCGCGCGGCTGGTGCGCGAGGCGGCGGCCAGCCTCGGCCCCGAGTGGGATATCGAAATCGTCGAGATGCACCACCGGATGAAAGTCGATGCGCCTTCGGGCACCGCGCTGCTGCTGGGGGAGGCCGCGGCGGCCGGGCGCGGAATCGCGCTGGCCGACAATCGCGAGAGCGGGCGCGACGGCCATACCGGTGCGCGCCGGCGCGGGGCGATCGGCTTCGCCGCGCTGCGCGGCGGCACGGTGGCGGGCGAGCACAGCGTGATCGTGGCGGGGGAGGAGGAGCGGCTCATCCTGTCGCACAGCGCCGAAAACCGCATGATCTTCGCGCGCGGCGCGGTGAAGGCCGCCGCCTGGCTGATCGGTCGCGAAGCCGGCCGCTATGCGATGGACGATATTCTCGCGCCCGTGCCCGATTGA
- the nth gene encoding endonuclease III: protein MTKDQIFEFFRRLAEDNPAPETELEYGNAYQLVVAVALSAQATDVGVNKATRRLFAEVETPEQMLALGEEGLKEHIKTIGLFNSKAKNVIALSRMLVEEYGSEVPDNREDLVRLPGVGRKTANVVLNCWFGQETFAVDTHILRVGNRTGLARGKTPEQVETKLDKRVPQPFRLHAHHWLILHGRYVCKARTPECWRCPVVDLCAFRKKVLEPPPGRKKSAR, encoded by the coding sequence ATGACGAAAGACCAGATCTTCGAATTCTTCCGCCGGCTCGCGGAAGACAATCCCGCGCCGGAGACCGAGCTGGAATACGGCAATGCCTATCAGCTCGTGGTCGCGGTCGCGCTCTCGGCCCAGGCGACCGACGTCGGCGTCAACAAGGCGACCCGGCGCCTTTTCGCCGAAGTCGAGACGCCCGAACAGATGCTGGCGCTGGGCGAGGAGGGATTGAAGGAGCACATCAAGACCATCGGCCTGTTCAATTCCAAGGCGAAGAACGTGATCGCCTTGTCGCGCATGCTGGTGGAGGAATATGGCAGCGAGGTGCCCGACAACCGGGAGGATCTGGTCCGCCTGCCCGGCGTCGGGCGCAAGACCGCCAATGTCGTGCTCAACTGCTGGTTCGGGCAGGAAACCTTCGCCGTCGACACCCATATCCTGCGCGTCGGCAACCGCACCGGGCTGGCGCGCGGGAAGACGCCGGAACAGGTCGAGACCAAGCTGGACAAGCGCGTGCCGCAGCCCTTCCGCCTGCACGCCCACCACTGGCTGATCCTGCACGGCCGCTATGTCTGCAAGGCACGCACGCCCGAATGCTGGCGGTGCCCGGTGGTGGACCTGTGCGCCTTCCGCAAGAAAGTGCTGGAACCGCCGCCAGGGCGCAAGAAGAGCGCGCGCTAG
- the dapE gene encoding succinyl-diaminopimelate desuccinylase yields MTDASLLAEHLIAAPSVTPATGPVFDVLENMLAPLGFAVHRFLEGEAPDGPVENLFAIRQGPPGSRHFAFAGHLDVVPPGEGWTSGPFAPERRPAPGGELLYGRGAVDMKGAIAAMVAAVAAVPPETGTISFIVTGDEEGPAIHGTRALIAFMRDQAIRPDLCLVGEPTSVNRLGDTMKIGRRGSVNIWLAVEGTQGHVAYPQNADNPIPRLVAMLAEIDALTLDEGTDWFQPSNIEITDLEVGNPAHNVIPAKATARISIRFNDLHSGASLSDRIAAIAQRHGGTARPVVSGEPFLTPPGAFSRLISDAVEAETGIVPEASTGGGTSDARFLKDLCPVIEFGLCNATMHKRDEAVAVDDLATLSRIYARIALAALHPQAAG; encoded by the coding sequence ATGACAGACGCCAGCCTTCTTGCCGAGCACCTGATCGCCGCCCCCAGCGTCACCCCCGCCACCGGGCCGGTGTTCGACGTGCTGGAAAACATGCTCGCCCCGCTCGGCTTTGCGGTTCACCGCTTTCTGGAAGGCGAAGCGCCCGATGGCCCGGTGGAGAACCTCTTCGCGATCCGGCAGGGGCCGCCCGGCTCGCGCCACTTCGCCTTCGCCGGCCATCTCGACGTCGTGCCGCCGGGCGAAGGCTGGACCAGCGGCCCGTTCGCGCCCGAGCGGCGGCCGGCGCCGGGGGGCGAGCTGCTCTACGGGCGCGGCGCGGTCGACATGAAGGGGGCGATCGCGGCCATGGTCGCCGCCGTCGCCGCCGTGCCGCCCGAAACGGGAACGATCAGCTTCATCGTTACCGGCGACGAGGAAGGGCCCGCAATCCACGGCACGCGCGCGCTGATCGCCTTCATGCGCGACCAGGCGATCCGGCCGGATCTGTGCCTTGTCGGCGAACCGACCAGCGTGAACCGCCTGGGCGACACGATGAAGATCGGCCGCCGCGGCTCGGTCAATATCTGGCTGGCGGTCGAGGGGACGCAGGGCCACGTCGCCTATCCGCAGAACGCCGACAATCCGATCCCGCGCCTGGTCGCCATGCTGGCCGAGATCGACGCCCTGACGCTCGACGAAGGGACCGACTGGTTCCAGCCGTCCAATATCGAGATCACCGATCTCGAAGTCGGCAACCCGGCGCACAACGTCATTCCGGCAAAGGCCACGGCGCGCATCTCGATCCGTTTCAACGACCTGCACAGCGGCGCCTCGCTGTCCGACAGGATCGCAGCGATCGCGCAACGGCACGGCGGAACGGCGCGGCCGGTCGTCTCCGGCGAACCCTTCCTGACCCCGCCGGGCGCATTCTCGCGGCTGATTTCGGACGCGGTGGAGGCCGAAACGGGCATCGTGCCCGAAGCTTCGACCGGCGGAGGCACGTCCGACGCGCGGTTCCTGAAGGACCTGTGCCCGGTGATCGAGTTCGGCCTGTGCAACGCCACGATGCACAAGCGCGACGAAGCGGTGGCGGTCGACGACCTCGCCACGCTCTCGCGCATCTACGCCCGCATCGCGCTGGCCGCGCTCCACCCGCAAGCGGCAGGCTAA
- a CDS encoding cupin domain-containing protein, protein MPRIDLDAIAQTNATGYPAPYDAAVEGRWYRRLAPACGLTAIGASHVVLKPGAWSSQRHWHAAEDELLIMLAGEAVLVEDGGETVLRAGDVAAWPMGVRDGHHLQNRGTQDCVFVVVSAGDSAADHGEYPDIDMVFGPDGYAHKDGTPYAAKRAP, encoded by the coding sequence ATGCCCCGAATCGATCTCGATGCCATCGCCCAGACCAACGCGACCGGCTATCCCGCGCCTTACGATGCGGCGGTGGAGGGGCGCTGGTACCGCCGGCTCGCCCCGGCCTGCGGCCTGACCGCGATCGGCGCGAGCCACGTCGTGCTGAAACCCGGGGCATGGTCGTCGCAGCGCCACTGGCACGCCGCGGAAGACGAGTTGCTCATCATGCTGGCGGGAGAGGCGGTGCTGGTGGAAGACGGCGGCGAAACCGTCCTGCGCGCAGGCGATGTCGCGGCCTGGCCGATGGGCGTGCGCGACGGCCACCACCTTCAGAACCGGGGAACGCAGGATTGCGTGTTCGTGGTGGTGAGCGCGGGCGACAGCGCTGCCGATCACGGGGAATATCCCGATATCGACATGGTCTTCGGCCCCGATGGCTATGCGCACAAGGACGGCACGCCTTACGCCGCGAAGCGCGCGCCCTAG